The Deinococcus sp. AJ005 genome includes a window with the following:
- a CDS encoding alpha-2-macroglobulin, which produces MKRRWTRGALLSGLLLVGLAPAQREVSIYGGVFRGSQPVSVEVYAPAGTVFTLSKVLDPAALFAASPDPHEPKLGAVGRSAPIRTVKLKKRDQSLDFGKLPSGVYVVGTGSLGAVVLVSNLGLVVKRDAGQALTYTADRESGQTRAARVWALGGAAPVLANPDGVARFAKKASADGETFLARYGNDWAISGAEWNSYAAPLVRGYVYTDRPIYRPGQHVDFKAVLRQADKLTPLANTSVRVTIQSPDNDEVYRKTLTTNALGSLNAGLDLPVGAKLGEYYFSLKPDKADGDSQSDIGGSFQVEAYQKPEYAVTLAPDRKRAVQGEKVSVRISARYLFGGNVSGARVNYNVTRAPYYPPGFDSDYLPPGDEGQDYGSDLVIQEETRLNANGDLDLTLPLARDPDGQPISYRIEAEVEDESRRTVSAQTQVIAFPASLNVEASTDGYVYDAGKPIRVSLDTRDLKDVGRAAPVTLDLIRQSYDYDRKKKTWVLSETRLARSQVQTNAAGTASTTLSTARGGGYLVRATVKDAQGRASTFENFVWVLKPGEDYGWNYRDLTVQLDRKNYAPGDTATVLVGNPKPGAPVLVTLEGDRLRSSTVLRGTGAVLTYRFPVTADMAPNIYVAASTLSDGQFYSNDARVKVPRVGAALTVKVTPAKARYAPGDTGKFSVDVQTADGKGVAGEVALGIVDGAIYLVQRDNSTPIAQVFDAPRSNAVGTNSSLNFYFSQVGTVASAPRQIESAPSFAQDKQSKTADSASADPVTPRQDFKDTILWVPNLLTDAQGHAEVTVKFPDNLTTWVATARAQTKTPRFGQAVATTMTTKDVIARLSLPTFLVRGDTVTLSGIVNNTLNKAVTGTASAVLNGLTPLGGAVLKPGGTPLNVAANGRVRTDMQVRAGNVGTSDVTFTARTASGNDALKLPLPVKARGYEVTQTAVGSASQPSIKLNIPADANLKTLDLSLSLTPSLLSAVSPALEYLVGYPYGCTEQTMSRFLPALLAKENLGSAALPQSVSENLPDIVSAGLARLELFQHEDGGWNFWQYDDSTLEMSAYVVEGLLRAKKLGAKVNNDMLYNGLQYLAKNVPNPKGRQAERASAYRALADAGKVDKTQLAAFARRKDLEPYALAETALALNKTGQTQAAHDVLDRLKARRIGTNEGALLHWETPKRNGGDFWYDYWDDNSVQVTATALEAVATLEPNSALIPGVSQWLLSNRRGPKWLSTQDTTSVIVAALALKPPKAMSGDVSALLDGKAAGQATLSGQEAATLKIDASTLKAGAHTVTLTGAPAGLTFSTQLNYSREPAELKGDASKGFRLSRQYQRLEPVWDAKNNKYTYRRVTLLKGGQMQPVTVGDLILVTLSVQPVGQAARYMVVSDPIPAGMKALDERSLAIAGLQDPDEYDWGNWNYWYAGRDLLDDRVDLYADYLKGAQKMTYLLRAQTPGTFTALPTHAFLMYDPDVEGYAPATTFTVRDRGQ; this is translated from the coding sequence ATGAAACGACGGTGGACGCGCGGCGCATTGTTATCCGGCCTGCTGCTGGTGGGGCTGGCCCCCGCCCAGCGCGAGGTTTCCATTTACGGCGGCGTGTTCCGGGGCAGCCAGCCGGTCAGCGTGGAAGTGTATGCGCCTGCCGGGACCGTGTTCACCCTCAGCAAGGTGCTGGACCCGGCGGCCCTGTTCGCCGCCTCGCCCGATCCACACGAACCCAAACTGGGTGCCGTGGGCCGGAGCGCGCCGATCCGCACCGTCAAGCTGAAGAAACGGGACCAGAGCCTGGACTTTGGCAAGCTGCCCAGCGGCGTTTACGTGGTGGGAACAGGCAGTCTGGGCGCGGTGGTGCTGGTCAGCAACCTGGGTCTGGTGGTCAAACGCGACGCGGGGCAGGCGCTGACCTACACGGCGGACCGTGAAAGCGGCCAGACGCGGGCGGCGCGGGTGTGGGCGCTGGGCGGGGCTGCTCCAGTTTTAGCGAATCCCGACGGCGTGGCCCGCTTTGCGAAAAAGGCCAGTGCCGACGGGGAAACCTTTCTGGCCCGCTACGGCAACGACTGGGCCATCAGCGGGGCGGAATGGAACAGCTACGCGGCCCCGCTGGTGCGTGGGTACGTCTATACGGACCGCCCGATCTACCGCCCCGGCCAGCATGTGGATTTCAAGGCGGTGCTGCGGCAGGCCGACAAACTGACACCGCTGGCGAATACGTCGGTGCGGGTAACCATCCAGTCCCCCGACAACGACGAGGTGTACCGCAAGACGCTGACCACCAACGCGCTGGGATCGCTGAACGCCGGGCTGGATCTGCCCGTGGGGGCCAAACTGGGCGAATACTATTTCTCGCTGAAACCCGACAAGGCCGATGGCGACAGCCAGAGCGACATCGGCGGCAGCTTTCAGGTGGAGGCTTACCAGAAGCCCGAATACGCCGTTACCCTTGCGCCGGACCGCAAACGCGCCGTGCAGGGCGAGAAGGTCAGCGTCCGCATTTCGGCCCGTTACCTGTTCGGGGGCAACGTGAGCGGGGCCAGGGTCAATTACAACGTCACCCGCGCGCCGTACTATCCGCCCGGCTTCGACAGCGATTATCTGCCACCCGGTGACGAGGGCCAGGACTACGGCTCCGATCTGGTGATTCAGGAGGAGACGCGCCTGAACGCCAACGGAGACCTTGACTTGACGCTGCCGCTGGCGCGTGACCCGGACGGCCAGCCGATCAGCTACCGCATTGAGGCTGAGGTGGAGGACGAGTCGCGCCGCACGGTCAGCGCCCAGACGCAGGTGATCGCCTTTCCCGCCAGCCTGAACGTGGAGGCCAGCACCGACGGCTACGTCTATGACGCGGGTAAGCCCATCCGCGTGTCGCTGGACACCCGTGATCTGAAGGATGTGGGCCGCGCCGCACCCGTGACCCTGGACCTGATTCGCCAGAGCTACGACTACGACAGGAAGAAGAAGACCTGGGTGCTGAGCGAGACGCGCCTGGCCCGCTCCCAGGTGCAGACGAACGCGGCGGGCACAGCCAGCACCACGCTGTCTACCGCGCGCGGCGGCGGGTATCTGGTGCGGGCCACCGTGAAAGACGCGCAGGGCCGCGCGAGTACCTTTGAAAACTTTGTCTGGGTGCTGAAGCCCGGCGAGGACTACGGCTGGAACTACCGCGATCTGACCGTGCAACTGGACCGCAAGAACTATGCTCCCGGCGACACCGCCACCGTGCTGGTGGGCAACCCCAAACCCGGCGCTCCGGTGCTGGTGACGCTTGAGGGCGACAGGTTACGTAGTTCTACCGTCCTGCGCGGCACGGGCGCGGTGCTGACCTATCGTTTTCCGGTCACGGCGGACATGGCCCCCAACATTTACGTGGCAGCGTCTACCCTGTCGGACGGCCAGTTTTACAGCAACGACGCCCGCGTGAAAGTTCCCCGTGTGGGCGCGGCCCTGACAGTCAAGGTCACGCCGGCAAAAGCCCGCTACGCTCCCGGCGACACGGGAAAATTCAGCGTGGACGTGCAGACAGCGGACGGCAAGGGTGTGGCAGGAGAGGTGGCGCTGGGCATAGTGGATGGGGCCATCTATCTGGTGCAGCGCGACAACAGCACGCCGATTGCCCAGGTCTTTGACGCGCCGCGCAGCAACGCGGTGGGGACCAATTCCAGCCTCAACTTCTACTTCTCGCAGGTGGGCACGGTGGCCTCCGCGCCCAGACAGATAGAATCCGCCCCCTCCTTCGCGCAGGACAAGCAGAGCAAGACTGCCGACTCGGCCAGCGCCGATCCAGTCACGCCGCGCCAGGATTTCAAGGACACCATTCTGTGGGTGCCCAACCTCCTGACCGACGCGCAGGGCCACGCCGAGGTGACGGTCAAATTCCCCGATAACCTGACCACCTGGGTGGCCACGGCCCGCGCCCAGACGAAGACCCCGCGCTTCGGGCAAGCAGTCGCCACCACCATGACCACCAAGGACGTGATCGCCCGCCTGAGCCTGCCGACATTCCTGGTGCGCGGCGACACGGTCACGCTGTCCGGCATCGTGAACAACACGCTGAATAAAGCAGTGACGGGCACGGCCAGCGCAGTCTTGAATGGCCTGACCCCGCTGGGTGGCGCGGTTCTGAAACCGGGCGGCACGCCGCTGAACGTGGCCGCCAATGGGCGCGTCCGCACGGATATGCAGGTGCGGGCAGGCAACGTGGGCACGTCAGACGTGACCTTCACCGCCCGCACAGCTTCCGGCAATGACGCCCTCAAACTCCCCCTGCCTGTGAAAGCCAGAGGGTACGAGGTCACGCAGACGGCGGTGGGCAGTGCCAGCCAGCCCAGCATCAAACTCAATATTCCGGCAGATGCCAACCTGAAAACGTTGGACCTGAGCCTGAGTCTCACACCGTCGCTGCTGTCCGCCGTGTCGCCCGCGCTGGAGTATCTGGTGGGCTACCCCTACGGCTGCACCGAGCAGACCATGAGCCGTTTCCTGCCCGCGCTGCTGGCGAAGGAAAATCTGGGCAGCGCCGCTCTGCCGCAGAGCGTGTCGGAGAATCTGCCCGACATCGTGAGCGCGGGGCTGGCCCGGCTGGAACTGTTCCAGCACGAGGACGGCGGCTGGAACTTCTGGCAGTACGACGACAGCACCCTGGAAATGAGCGCCTATGTGGTGGAGGGCCTGCTGCGGGCCAAGAAACTGGGCGCAAAGGTCAACAACGACATGCTGTACAACGGGTTGCAGTACCTTGCCAAAAATGTTCCCAATCCGAAGGGACGACAGGCCGAACGTGCCAGCGCTTACCGTGCCCTGGCCGACGCCGGGAAGGTGGACAAGACGCAACTGGCGGCCTTCGCCCGCCGCAAGGATCTGGAGCCCTATGCGCTGGCGGAAACCGCGCTGGCATTGAATAAAACGGGCCAGACCCAGGCCGCCCACGATGTGCTGGACCGCCTCAAGGCCAGACGGATCGGCACCAATGAAGGCGCACTGCTGCACTGGGAAACGCCGAAACGGAACGGCGGCGATTTCTGGTACGACTACTGGGACGACAACAGCGTGCAGGTCACGGCCACCGCGCTGGAGGCCGTCGCCACGCTGGAGCCGAACAGCGCCCTGATTCCCGGCGTCTCACAGTGGTTGCTGTCCAATCGGCGCGGCCCGAAATGGCTGTCCACCCAGGACACCACCAGCGTGATCGTCGCCGCGCTGGCCCTCAAGCCCCCGAAAGCCATGAGCGGCGACGTGAGTGCCCTGCTGGACGGCAAAGCTGCCGGGCAGGCCACCCTCAGCGGGCAGGAGGCAGCTACTCTTAAAATTGATGCCAGCACCCTGAAAGCCGGGGCGCACACGGTCACGCTGACGGGCGCACCCGCCGGGTTGACCTTCAGCACCCAACTGAACTACAGCCGCGAACCCGCCGAACTGAAGGGCGACGCCAGCAAGGGCTTCCGCCTGAGCCGCCAGTATCAGCGCCTGGAACCCGTCTGGGATGCCAAAAATAACAAATATACTTACCGCCGCGTCACGCTGCTGAAAGGCGGGCAGATGCAGCCCGTCACGGTGGGCGATCTGATTCTGGTGACCCTCAGCGTGCAGCCGGTGGGTCAGGCCGCCCGATACATGGTGGTCAGCGATCCCATCCCGGCAGGCATGAAGGCGCTGGATGAACGCAGTCTGGCGATTGCGGGCTTGCAAGACCCCGACGAGTACGACTGGGGCAACTGGAACTACTGGTACGCGGGCCGTGACCTGCTGGATGACCGCGTGGATCTGTACGCCGACTACCTGAAGGGCGCGCAGAAGATGACCTACCTGCTGCGCGCCCAGACCCCCGGCACCTTCACGGCGTTGCCCACCCACGCCTTCCTGATGTATGACCCGGACGTGGAAGGCTACGCCCCGGCGACGACGTTCACGGTGCGGGACCGGGGGCAGTGA
- a CDS encoding sugar-binding transcriptional regulator has product MARPPLSPRPPNVRPPAASQDVQAVLVARLYYVQGLTTDAIAGELGLSRPKVSRLLSHARRSGLVEIRIHDPEGQAQTLEARLHARYPFLHAQVVGVPQGSPETLWLERVAAAAAAALGELLRPGMTVGLAWGNTMNAVGHALIPHPVPGLTFVQLNGSASAADFMSGFVTDTILRFARNFSAGAQLFPVPTFFDDPATKRAMWRERSVRHVLELQGRAELLIYSVGSVDASTPSHVYSAGYLDAGDLAALEQEGAVGDIATVFYRADGSDADLSLNARASGPPLTMIRGANESLCVVSGLGKAAALHAALAGTLMRRLIVDEMTARAVLELGDAGG; this is encoded by the coding sequence ATGGCACGTCCTCCCCTTTCCCCCCGGCCACCCAACGTCAGGCCACCCGCCGCCAGTCAGGACGTGCAGGCCGTCCTGGTGGCGCGGCTGTATTACGTGCAGGGCCTGACCACCGACGCGATTGCTGGTGAGTTGGGGCTGTCGCGGCCCAAGGTGTCGCGTCTGCTGTCTCACGCGCGGCGCAGCGGTCTGGTGGAAATCCGCATCCATGACCCCGAAGGGCAGGCACAGACGCTGGAAGCCCGTCTGCACGCGCGTTATCCCTTCTTGCACGCGCAGGTGGTGGGCGTGCCGCAGGGCAGCCCGGAAACGCTGTGGCTGGAGCGCGTGGCCGCCGCCGCCGCCGCCGCGCTGGGCGAGTTGCTGCGCCCCGGCATGACGGTGGGGCTGGCCTGGGGCAACACCATGAATGCCGTGGGCCACGCGCTGATTCCGCATCCGGTGCCGGGGCTGACCTTCGTGCAACTGAATGGCTCGGCCAGCGCCGCCGACTTCATGAGCGGCTTCGTGACCGATACGATCCTGCGCTTTGCACGCAACTTCTCGGCGGGGGCGCAACTGTTCCCGGTTCCCACCTTTTTTGACGATCCGGCCACCAAGCGGGCCATGTGGCGCGAACGCAGCGTCCGGCACGTGCTGGAGTTGCAGGGGCGGGCGGAGTTGCTGATCTACTCGGTGGGCAGCGTGGACGCCTCCACCCCCAGCCACGTGTACAGCGCGGGCTATCTGGACGCTGGCGATCTGGCCGCGCTTGAGCAGGAGGGCGCAGTGGGAGACATCGCCACCGTCTTCTACCGCGCCGACGGCAGCGACGCGGACCTGTCCCTGAACGCCCGTGCCAGCGGCCCGCCCCTGACCATGATCCGGGGGGCGAACGAGTCGCTGTGCGTGGTCAGCGGACTGGGCAAGGCCGCCGCGCTGCACGCCGCCCTGGCCGGAACATTGATGCGCCGCCTGATCGTGGACGAAATGACGGCGCGGGCCGTGCTGGAGCTGGGGGACGCCGGGGGCTGA